A single Phragmites australis chromosome 4, lpPhrAust1.1, whole genome shotgun sequence DNA region contains:
- the LOC133914302 gene encoding probable polyamine transporter At3g13620 — MNQEIQITRQPSQPQQHQELPREDGTPVQYHTSQDRQQAQDQGREGGGAADHHHRSKLTLLPLVFLIYFEVAGGPYGSERAVRAAGPLFTLLGFLVFPFAWGVPESLVTAELAAALPGNGGFVLWADHAFGPLAGSLLGTWKYLSCVINIAAYPSLVADYLGRAVPAVASPGRTRTGTVVGMTVFLSFLNYTGVSIIGWGAVALGLVSLAPFVLMTGMAVPKVRPRRWTAQVKGRKDWRLFFNTLFWNLNYWDSASTMAGEVERPERTFPRALTVAVVLIAASYLLPLMAATGATDAPPEEWENGYLVDAAGIIGGAWLKYWIQAGAVLSSIGMFEAQLSSGAYQLLGMAELGLLPAIFAQRATRFRTPWVAIAASTAVTLAVSFLSFDDVVATANFLYSLGTLLEFAAFLWLRGRRPDLKRPYRVPLPLPALAAMCAVPSAFLAYVCVVARWKVFALAGTLTAFGVGWHGAMRLCRSRKWLRFNTAVVAAAEDHQGDQAGDRV; from the exons ATGAACCAAGAGATTCAAATAACCAGACAGCCATCGCAGCCTCAACAGCATCAAGAGTTGCCACGAGAGGATGGCACGCCCGTGCAATATCACACATCGCAAGACCGGCAACAGGCGCAAGATCAAGGCCGcgaaggcggcggcgcggccgaCCATCACCACCGGAGTAAGCTCACGCTTCTTCCGCTCGTCTTCCTCATCTACTTCGAGGTGGCTGGCGGGCCGTACGGCTCCGAGCGGGCGGTCCGCGCGGCCGGCCCGCTCTTCACGCTCCTCGGATTCCTCGTCTTCCCCTTCGCGTGGGGCGTCCCGGAGTCGCTCGTCAccgccgagctcgccgccgcgctcccGGGCAACGGCGGCTTCGTCCTCTGGGCCGACCACGCCTTCGGCCCGCTCGCCGGCTCGCTCCTCGGCACGTGGAAGTACCTCAGCTGCGTCATCAACATCGCGGCGTACCCTTCCCTCGTCGCCGACTACCTCGGCCGCGCCGTCCCCGCCGTGGCCAGTCCAGGCAGGACGCGCACGGGCACGGTGGTCGGCATGACGGTGTTCCTGTCCTTCCTGAACTACACCGGGGTGAGCATTATCGGGTGGGGTGCAGTGGCTCTGGGCCTCGTGTCCCTGGCGCCGTTCGTGCTCATGACAGGGATGGCGGTGCCAAAAGTGAGGCCGCGGAGGTGGACGGCGCAGGTGAAGGGGAGGAAGGACTGGAGGCTCTTCTTCAACACACTGTTCTGGAACCTCAACTACTGGGACAGCGCGAGCACCATGGCCGGTGAGGTGGAGCGGCCGGAGCGCACGTTCCCGCGGGCGCTGACCGTAGCGGTGGTGCTGATCGCCGCCAGCTACCTGCTGCCACTGATGGCAGCGACCGGCGCCACGGACGCGCCGCCGGAGGAGTGGGAGAACGGGTACTTGGTCGATGCTGCAG GCATCATCGGCGGCGCATGGCTCAAGTACTGGATCCAGGCCGGCGCGGTGCTGTCGTCGATCGGCATGTTTGAGGCCCAGCTGAGCAGCGGAGCGTACCAGTTGCTGGGCATGGCCGAGCTGGGCCTCCTCCCGGCCATCTTCGCCCAGCGCGCCACCCGCTTCCGAACCCCGTGGGTCGCCATCGCTGCCTCCACTGCCGTCACGCTCGCCGTCTCCTTCCTGAGCTTTGACGACGTCGTCGCCACCGCCAACTTCCTCTACAGCCTGGGGACGTTGCTCGAGTTCGCCGCCTTCCTCTGGCTCCGCGGCAGGCGGCCCGACCTGAAGCGGCCCTACCGCGTGCCGCTCCCGctgccggctctggcggcaatGTGCGCGGTGCCGTCGGCGTTCCTGGCGTACGTGTGCGTGGTGGCCAGGTGGAAGGTGTTCGCGCTCGCCGGCACGCTCACGGCGTTCGGTGTCGGCTGGCACGGCGCCATGAGGCTGTGCAGGTCCAGGAAGTGGCTCAGGTTCAACACTGCCGTCGTCGCTGCCGCTGAAGATCACCAAGGAGATCAAGCTGGAGACCGGGTTTGA